A single Blastococcus colisei DNA region contains:
- a CDS encoding NF041680 family putative transposase, translating to MAAMDSLDPAGAVDQSSAAAGLTRLREFRGEVYQCLGRRGDELFELTDALLCAEGPVKSLVGLCLAPEHRRGHGALYDALNSGRVDADRLRVALAALPLPRMFGGRIVLAVDVSPWLRPDAATCPDRLFCHVYGRGRNADQRIPGWPYQVVAALESGPTSWTAILDAVRLGPADDATAVTAAQLRAVVGRLTGAGHWRPGDPAIMVVMDSGYDVARLAFVLADLPVHLVGRIRADRVMLAATPPRGHDSRGGRPRKHGAVMALADEATWPVPTTQASSPTARYGTAQVCSWDRMHPRLAHRGPWADHDGPLPIVEGTVIRLQVEHLPGQREAKPVWLWSSVTGPDDVDIDDLVEEVARCWQAYLRRFDLEHTFRLFKQTLGWTAPKIRSPEAGDRWTWLVIAAHTQLRLARHLAVDLRRPWEKPLPPERLTPARVRRGFRHLRAKTGHPASAPKPSRPGPGRPPGVKNRRQATRHDVGKTVRRDTTSPGDHQIRG from the coding sequence GTGGCCGCGATGGACAGTCTGGACCCAGCCGGTGCGGTTGACCAGAGCTCAGCCGCGGCAGGGTTGACGCGGCTGCGGGAGTTCCGCGGCGAGGTGTACCAGTGCCTGGGCCGGCGTGGCGATGAGCTGTTCGAGCTCACCGACGCACTGCTGTGCGCCGAGGGACCGGTGAAATCCCTGGTGGGGCTGTGCCTTGCTCCGGAGCATCGCCGTGGTCACGGCGCGCTGTACGACGCGCTCAACAGCGGACGAGTCGACGCCGACCGGCTGCGCGTCGCGCTGGCCGCGTTGCCGCTGCCGCGGATGTTCGGTGGGCGGATCGTGCTGGCCGTCGACGTCTCCCCGTGGCTGCGCCCGGACGCCGCGACCTGTCCCGACCGGCTGTTCTGCCATGTCTACGGGCGCGGGCGGAACGCCGATCAGCGGATTCCGGGCTGGCCCTATCAGGTCGTGGCCGCCCTGGAGAGCGGGCCCACCAGCTGGACGGCGATCTTGGATGCGGTGCGGCTGGGCCCGGCAGATGACGCGACCGCGGTCACCGCCGCCCAGCTGCGCGCGGTCGTGGGTCGGCTGACCGGCGCCGGGCACTGGCGCCCCGGTGACCCGGCGATCATGGTGGTGATGGACTCCGGGTACGACGTGGCCCGGCTGGCGTTCGTGCTCGCCGACCTGCCCGTGCACCTGGTCGGGCGGATCCGCGCCGACCGGGTGATGCTGGCCGCCACGCCGCCGCGGGGCCATGACTCCCGCGGCGGACGCCCCCGCAAGCACGGCGCCGTGATGGCCCTGGCCGATGAGGCCACCTGGCCGGTACCGACCACGCAGGCCAGCTCACCCACCGCGCGCTACGGAACGGCGCAGGTGTGCTCCTGGGATCGCATGCATCCGCGGCTGGCTCACCGCGGCCCCTGGGCCGACCACGACGGCCCGCTGCCGATCGTGGAAGGCACCGTGATTCGGCTGCAGGTCGAGCACCTGCCCGGACAGCGCGAGGCCAAGCCGGTCTGGCTGTGGTCATCGGTGACCGGCCCCGACGATGTCGACATCGACGACCTGGTCGAGGAGGTGGCCCGCTGCTGGCAGGCCTACCTGCGCCGCTTCGACCTGGAGCACACCTTCCGCCTGTTCAAGCAGACCCTGGGCTGGACCGCCCCGAAGATCCGCTCACCGGAGGCCGGCGACCGCTGGACCTGGCTGGTCATCGCCGCCCACACCCAGCTGCGCCTGGCCCGCCACCTCGCCGTCGATCTCCGGCGGCCCTGGGAGAAGCCGCTACCTCCCGAGCGGCTGACCCCGGCGCGGGTGCGCCGGGGGTTTCGCCACCTGCGCGCGAAGACCGGCCACCCGGCCAGCGCGCCGAAACCCTCCCGCCCGGGACCGGGACGCCCTCCCGGAGTGAAAAACCGGCGCCAAGCCACCCGTCATGACGTCGGCAAGACCGTCAGACGGGACACCACCAGCCCGGGCGACCACCAGATCAGGGGTTAA
- a CDS encoding vWA domain-containing protein encodes MTGPAVADGGLAGHLDGFVRAIREAGIPVGISQAVDAAEILTVVDLLDREQLRHGLAAVLLQRAAQRPTYDVLFDLWWPLSDRPRTTVESDADGDADGEPGESTLDVPGDDGIDLAARMREQLLQLLLEGNPEALRRFAREAVEMLGRGQPSPSGQSFFSYRVLRALSPDTLVAQLLTGLLAEGDRGGLAEQVARQTIRERLTALRAAIESEVRRRTAAEKGRDKVAKNAVRPLADQVDFLRAQAGDLAELRRAVAPLARRLAVRLSARRRLGREGRLDFRKTVRASLGTGGVPVVTHHRPRKVHKPELVVLCDVSGSVAGFSHFTLMLTQALREHFTGVRAFAFVDTTDEVTRFFRPGADVVDAVSRIGREADVVGFDGHSDYGTAFEVFADRWASAVGPKTSLLVLGDGRTNYRQPGLPVLADLVRRSRSAHWLNPEPQRLWGSGDSAANRYGEVIDMVECRNAAQLAEFVTTL; translated from the coding sequence ATGACCGGTCCGGCTGTTGCCGACGGCGGGCTCGCCGGGCACCTGGACGGGTTCGTCCGGGCGATCCGCGAGGCCGGGATCCCGGTCGGCATCAGCCAGGCCGTCGACGCGGCCGAGATCCTGACCGTCGTCGACCTGCTGGACCGGGAGCAGCTGCGGCACGGCCTGGCGGCGGTGCTGCTGCAGCGGGCCGCCCAGCGCCCCACCTACGACGTCCTGTTCGACCTGTGGTGGCCGCTGTCGGACCGACCGCGCACGACCGTCGAGAGCGACGCGGACGGCGACGCCGACGGTGAGCCCGGGGAGTCGACCCTGGACGTGCCCGGCGACGACGGCATCGACCTGGCCGCGCGCATGCGGGAGCAGTTGCTGCAGCTGCTGCTGGAGGGAAATCCGGAGGCGCTGCGCCGGTTCGCCCGCGAGGCAGTCGAGATGCTCGGTCGGGGCCAGCCCTCGCCGTCGGGGCAGTCGTTCTTCAGCTACCGGGTGCTGCGCGCGCTCTCCCCGGACACCCTGGTCGCGCAGTTGCTGACCGGGCTGCTCGCCGAGGGCGACCGGGGCGGGCTGGCTGAGCAGGTCGCCCGCCAGACCATCCGCGAACGGCTCACCGCGCTCCGGGCGGCGATCGAGTCCGAGGTACGCCGGCGGACGGCGGCGGAGAAGGGCCGGGACAAGGTCGCGAAGAACGCCGTCCGGCCGCTCGCCGACCAGGTCGACTTCCTCCGCGCCCAGGCCGGCGACCTGGCCGAGCTGCGGCGGGCGGTCGCGCCGCTGGCCCGCCGCCTGGCGGTCCGGCTCTCCGCCCGCCGCCGACTGGGACGGGAGGGCCGGCTCGACTTCCGCAAGACGGTGCGCGCCTCGCTGGGCACCGGGGGAGTCCCCGTCGTCACCCACCACCGCCCGCGCAAGGTGCACAAGCCGGAACTCGTCGTGCTCTGCGACGTCAGCGGGTCGGTGGCCGGCTTCAGCCACTTCACGCTGATGCTCACCCAGGCGCTGCGCGAGCACTTCACCGGCGTGCGGGCCTTCGCGTTCGTCGACACCACCGACGAGGTGACCCGGTTCTTCCGGCCCGGCGCTGACGTCGTCGACGCGGTCTCCCGGATCGGGCGCGAGGCCGACGTCGTGGGCTTCGACGGGCACAGCGACTACGGCACCGCGTTCGAGGTGTTCGCCGACCGCTGGGCCTCGGCCGTCGGTCCGAAGACGTCGCTGCTGGTGCTCGGCGACGGCCGGACGAACTACCGGCAGCCCGGCCTGCCGGTGCTGGCGGACCTGGTGCGCCGCTCCCGCTCGGCGCACTGGCTCAACCCCGAACCACAGCGTCTGTGGGGGAGCGGTGACTCGGCCGCGAACCGCTACGGCGAGGTCATCGACATGGTCGAGTGCCGGAACGCGGCGCAGCTGGCGGAGTTCGTCACCACCCTCTGA
- a CDS encoding AAA family ATPase: protein MARPPSQFPQFSSVADVSKRLSTAGYLPDAQIATTVFLADRLGKPLLVEGPAGTGKTELAKALATATGSELIRLQCYEGLDEARALYEWNYKKQLLRIQASQGTDGADWDTVHDDIFGEEFLLSRPLLTAIRRAEPTVLLIDETDKADVEVEGLLLEVLSDFQVTIPELGTITAARRPMVVLTSNATRELSEALKRRCLYLALDYPSAEREREIVLSRVPDLAPGLAEQLVRTVRAMRALELKKSPSISETLDWAQTLLELGLDTLDESAVRSTLGVVLKHASDQDRAAAELRLN, encoded by the coding sequence ATGGCCCGCCCGCCGTCCCAGTTCCCCCAGTTCTCCTCGGTCGCGGACGTCAGCAAGCGGCTGTCGACGGCGGGATACCTGCCCGACGCCCAGATCGCGACGACGGTCTTCCTGGCCGACCGGCTCGGCAAGCCGCTGCTGGTGGAGGGGCCGGCCGGCACGGGCAAGACCGAGCTGGCCAAGGCGCTGGCCACCGCGACGGGCTCGGAGCTGATCCGGCTGCAGTGCTACGAGGGCCTGGACGAGGCGCGGGCGCTGTACGAGTGGAACTACAAGAAGCAGCTGCTGCGGATCCAGGCCTCCCAGGGCACGGACGGCGCGGACTGGGACACCGTCCACGACGACATCTTCGGTGAGGAGTTCCTGCTCTCGCGGCCGCTGCTGACCGCCATCCGGCGCGCCGAGCCCACCGTCCTGCTCATCGACGAGACCGACAAGGCCGACGTCGAGGTCGAGGGGCTGCTGCTGGAGGTGCTGTCGGACTTCCAGGTGACCATCCCCGAGCTGGGCACGATCACCGCGGCGCGCAGGCCGATGGTCGTGCTCACGTCCAACGCCACCCGAGAGCTGTCCGAGGCCCTGAAGCGGCGGTGCCTCTACCTGGCACTGGACTACCCGTCGGCCGAGCGGGAGCGGGAGATCGTGCTGTCCCGCGTGCCCGACCTCGCGCCGGGGCTGGCCGAGCAGCTGGTGCGCACCGTGCGGGCGATGCGCGCCCTGGAGCTGAAGAAGTCGCCGTCGATCTCGGAGACCCTCGACTGGGCGCAGACCCTGCTCGAGCTCGGGCTGGACACCCTCGACGAGTCGGCGGTGCGCTCGACGCTCGGCGTGGTGCTCAAGCACGCCAGCGATCAGGACCGCGCCGCGGCCGAGCTCCGGCTGAACTGA
- a CDS encoding glutamate-5-semialdehyde dehydrogenase produces the protein MPDVSSLPLIGAAALRARAAARVLRTLPTDVKDAALAAMADALVERTDEVLAANAADVDAAAADGTPESVLDRLRLDAGRVAGVATALRDLVALPDPVGDVVRGSRLPNGLQLRQVRVPLGVVGIIYEARPNVTVDAAGLCLKSGNAALLRGSASAFRTNTALVTILTETAEKAGLPAGSVELLPADRASVGELLNARGLVDVVIPRGGASLIERVVRESTVPVIETGVGNCHVYVDASADAAIAEAIVLNSKTHRVSVCNSAETLLVHRDVPFLPRLLSALADAGVTLHGDDAARAAHDAVVPATDEDWATEYLSMDMAVRVVDDLPAALEHIAQWGSGHSEAIVADSASAVADFTAGVDAAAVLVNASTRFTDGGEFGFGAEIGISTQKLHARGPLGLPELTSTTYVVTGNGHTR, from the coding sequence GTGCCCGACGTCTCCTCCCTGCCGCTGATCGGAGCCGCCGCGCTGCGCGCGCGAGCGGCCGCCCGCGTCCTGCGCACCCTGCCGACCGATGTCAAGGACGCGGCGCTGGCGGCGATGGCCGACGCGCTCGTCGAGCGCACCGACGAGGTGCTGGCCGCCAACGCCGCCGACGTCGACGCGGCCGCGGCCGACGGCACCCCGGAATCGGTGCTGGACCGGTTGCGGCTGGACGCCGGCCGGGTGGCCGGGGTCGCCACGGCGCTGCGCGACCTGGTGGCCCTGCCCGACCCCGTCGGTGACGTCGTGCGCGGCTCGCGCCTGCCCAACGGGCTGCAGCTGCGCCAGGTCCGAGTGCCGCTGGGCGTCGTCGGGATCATCTACGAGGCGCGGCCCAACGTGACCGTCGACGCCGCGGGGCTTTGCCTCAAGAGCGGCAACGCGGCGCTGCTGCGCGGCTCGGCGTCGGCCTTCCGCACCAACACCGCGCTGGTCACGATCCTCACCGAGACGGCGGAGAAGGCCGGGCTGCCCGCCGGATCGGTCGAGCTGCTGCCCGCGGACCGCGCCTCGGTCGGCGAACTGCTGAACGCACGGGGCCTGGTCGACGTCGTCATCCCGCGCGGTGGGGCGTCACTGATCGAGCGCGTCGTCCGGGAGTCGACCGTGCCGGTGATCGAGACCGGCGTCGGCAACTGCCACGTCTACGTCGACGCCTCCGCCGACGCCGCGATCGCCGAGGCGATCGTCCTCAACTCGAAGACCCACCGGGTGAGCGTGTGCAACTCCGCGGAGACCCTGCTGGTGCACCGCGACGTGCCGTTCCTGCCGCGCCTGCTCTCGGCCCTCGCCGACGCCGGGGTGACCCTGCACGGCGACGACGCCGCCCGCGCCGCGCACGACGCGGTCGTGCCGGCGACCGACGAGGACTGGGCGACCGAGTACCTGTCGATGGACATGGCCGTGCGCGTGGTCGACGACCTGCCCGCCGCGCTGGAGCACATCGCGCAGTGGGGGAGCGGGCACAGCGAGGCGATCGTGGCCGACTCCGCGTCCGCCGTCGCCGACTTCACCGCCGGCGTGGACGCCGCGGCCGTGCTGGTCAACGCGTCGACCCGGTTCACCGACGGCGGCGAGTTCGGCTTCGGCGCCGAGATCGGCATCTCCACCCAGAAACTGCACGCCCGCGGGCCGCTCGGCCTGCCGGAGCTGACGTCGACCACCTATGTCGTGACCGGCAACGGCCACACCCGCTGA
- a CDS encoding metal ABC transporter substrate-binding protein: protein MSTHVARWTATLAAASTAALLTGCGSGDEGTGADSGELTVLAGFYPLEWTAARVGGDLVSVSSLTPPGAEAHDLELAPQDVAAVSEADLLVYLDGFQPALDEAADSEGGDHAWDAGQAADLLAGEADEHEEEEHADEEHAEEEHAHEDGAVDPHFWLDPTRLASVGDALADRMAELNPDNASTYEANAAALRADLEALDQEMETGLSNCSVSTVVTGHDAFGYLGARYGLEVVGISGLSPSQEPSASQLAELATLVRERGVTTVYTETLVDPAVAETVAEEAGARTAVLDPIEGLTDESDGEDYLQVMRANLATLQEGQSCS from the coding sequence ATGAGCACTCACGTCGCCCGATGGACCGCCACCCTCGCCGCTGCCTCCACCGCCGCCCTGCTGACCGGCTGCGGCTCGGGGGACGAGGGGACCGGCGCCGACTCGGGCGAGCTCACCGTGCTGGCCGGCTTCTACCCGCTCGAGTGGACCGCCGCCCGGGTCGGCGGGGACCTCGTCTCCGTCTCCTCGCTCACCCCTCCCGGTGCCGAGGCGCACGACCTGGAACTGGCTCCGCAGGACGTCGCAGCCGTCTCGGAGGCCGACCTGCTGGTCTACCTCGACGGCTTCCAGCCCGCCCTGGACGAGGCCGCCGACTCCGAGGGCGGCGACCACGCCTGGGACGCGGGCCAGGCCGCCGACCTGCTGGCCGGCGAGGCCGACGAGCACGAGGAGGAGGAGCACGCCGACGAGGAGCACGCCGAGGAGGAGCACGCCCACGAGGACGGCGCCGTCGACCCGCACTTCTGGCTGGACCCGACCCGCCTCGCCTCGGTCGGCGACGCCCTGGCCGACCGGATGGCCGAGCTCAATCCCGACAACGCCTCCACCTACGAAGCGAACGCGGCCGCCCTGCGAGCCGACCTCGAGGCGCTGGACCAGGAGATGGAGACGGGCCTGTCCAACTGCTCCGTCAGCACCGTGGTCACCGGCCACGATGCCTTCGGTTACCTCGGTGCCCGCTACGGTCTCGAGGTGGTCGGCATCAGTGGCTTGAGTCCCTCGCAGGAGCCCTCCGCCTCCCAGCTGGCCGAGCTCGCGACGCTGGTCCGCGAGCGCGGCGTCACGACCGTCTACACCGAGACCCTCGTCGACCCCGCGGTCGCCGAGACGGTGGCGGAGGAGGCCGGTGCCCGGACCGCCGTGCTCGACCCGATCGAGGGGCTGACCGACGAGTCCGATGGCGAGGACTATCTGCAGGTGATGCGCGCGAACCTCGCCACCCTGCAGGAAGGCCAGTCCTGTTCATGA
- a CDS encoding metal ABC transporter ATP-binding protein has protein sequence MTAAPTAPAAVRLRDASIGYGDVPIVAGVDLTVRHGEALAVLGSNGSGKTTLARGLLGLAPVLGGEVEVLGAPVGRLRERGRVGYVPQRHTVSGAVPATVREVVAVGRLARLGLFRRLGAADRAAVGDAVAAVGLADRMEEPVASLSGGQQRRVLVARALAAQPELLIMDEPTAGVDAASQDALAAVLARVSATGTTVLVVTHETGPLSGVLTRAVVVDHGRLRYDGPLAGAESPAGFGRHDHCGAPDEPVGTGYRLDQPTVTTGLRTGSR, from the coding sequence ATGACCGCAGCTCCGACCGCACCGGCCGCCGTCCGGCTCCGCGACGCCAGCATCGGCTACGGCGACGTCCCGATCGTCGCGGGCGTCGACCTGACCGTCCGGCACGGCGAGGCGCTCGCCGTCCTCGGCTCCAACGGCTCAGGCAAGACCACCCTCGCCCGAGGGCTGCTCGGCCTCGCCCCCGTGCTCGGCGGCGAGGTGGAGGTGCTCGGTGCGCCGGTCGGCCGGCTGCGCGAGCGGGGCCGCGTCGGCTACGTCCCGCAGCGGCACACGGTCAGCGGGGCGGTGCCGGCCACGGTCCGCGAGGTCGTGGCCGTGGGGCGACTGGCACGACTCGGTCTCTTCCGTCGACTCGGTGCCGCCGATCGCGCCGCCGTCGGTGACGCGGTCGCTGCGGTGGGCCTGGCCGACCGCATGGAGGAGCCGGTCGCCTCCCTCTCGGGCGGGCAGCAGCGGCGCGTGCTCGTCGCGCGGGCGCTCGCCGCCCAGCCCGAACTGCTCATCATGGACGAGCCGACCGCCGGCGTGGACGCCGCGAGCCAGGACGCCCTGGCCGCGGTGCTCGCGCGCGTCTCCGCCACGGGCACCACCGTGCTGGTGGTCACGCACGAGACCGGCCCGCTGTCCGGCGTCCTGACGCGGGCGGTGGTCGTCGACCACGGGCGCCTTCGCTACGACGGCCCGCTCGCCGGGGCCGAGTCCCCGGCCGGCTTCGGGCGCCACGACCACTGCGGCGCACCGGACGAGCCCGTCGGCACCGGCTACCGGCTCGACCAGCCGACCGTCACGACCGGGCTGCGGACGGGGAGCCGCTGA
- a CDS encoding metal ABC transporter permease: MDLLEYGFMQRALLASVMVGLVAPAVGIFLVQRRLSLLGDGLGHVALTGVAIGVLTSTAPVGTALVAAILGAVLIELIRARGRTSGDVALAVLFYGGIAGGVVLLSLAPRGQATNLDAYLFGAITTTAPADLAVFAVITVLVLAVVGLLGQRLYAVSDDEEYARAVGLPVLALNVVLAALVAATVVLSMRVVGLLLISALMIVPSAVAQLLARSFRQALFLACSIGLVVSLSGTTASYYTGTPSGGTIVLLAIALFLLVSVGTGLRDLTARRRHRRRGDVHAAHPHEHGEGCGHQPVPHGDHVDYDHDGHRHAPHLTGAGVHYDEHGEHAVPVPPSAARGAE, from the coding sequence GTGGACCTGCTCGAGTACGGCTTCATGCAACGTGCGCTCCTGGCGTCGGTCATGGTCGGCCTGGTCGCGCCCGCGGTGGGCATCTTCCTGGTCCAGCGGCGCCTCTCCCTGCTCGGGGACGGCCTGGGGCACGTGGCTCTGACCGGCGTCGCGATCGGCGTGCTCACCTCCACCGCCCCGGTGGGTACGGCGCTCGTCGCCGCGATCCTCGGCGCGGTGCTCATCGAGCTCATCAGGGCGCGTGGCCGCACCAGCGGGGACGTGGCGCTGGCCGTCCTCTTCTACGGAGGGATCGCCGGCGGCGTGGTGCTGCTCAGTCTGGCTCCGCGCGGCCAGGCGACGAACCTGGACGCGTACCTCTTCGGGGCGATTACCACGACCGCGCCCGCGGACCTCGCGGTCTTCGCCGTCATCACCGTCCTCGTGCTGGCCGTCGTGGGCCTGCTGGGGCAGCGGCTCTACGCGGTCAGCGACGACGAGGAGTACGCCCGCGCGGTGGGCCTGCCCGTGCTGGCCCTGAACGTCGTGCTGGCCGCCCTCGTGGCGGCCACGGTCGTGCTGTCGATGCGGGTGGTCGGTCTGCTGCTGATCAGCGCGCTGATGATCGTGCCCAGCGCGGTGGCCCAGCTGCTCGCGCGCAGCTTCCGGCAGGCCCTGTTCCTCGCCTGCTCCATCGGGCTGGTCGTGAGCCTCTCCGGGACGACGGCCTCGTACTACACGGGCACCCCGTCCGGCGGCACGATCGTGCTGCTGGCGATCGCCCTGTTCCTGCTGGTCTCCGTCGGGACCGGCCTGCGCGACCTCACCGCGCGCCGACGCCACCGCCGGCGTGGGGACGTCCACGCCGCCCACCCGCACGAGCACGGCGAGGGCTGCGGGCACCAGCCGGTGCCTCACGGGGACCACGTCGACTACGACCACGACGGGCACCGGCACGCGCCGCACCTGACCGGTGCGGGCGTGCACTACGACGAGCACGGGGAGCACGCCGTCCCGGTGCCCCCCTCCGCGGCGCGGGGCGCCGAATGA
- a CDS encoding Fur family transcriptional regulator encodes MSAPEPVEATPRRPSRQRSAVLALLDDLDGFRSAQDLHALLRSRGDSVGLATVYRALQALVDDGQVDVLRGTDGEAAYRRCSPVHHHHLVCRSCGTTVEVTDPPVERWAARIAAEHGFADVQHHVEVFGTCADCSGRA; translated from the coding sequence ATGAGCGCCCCGGAGCCGGTCGAGGCCACGCCCCGGCGTCCCAGCCGCCAGCGCAGCGCGGTCCTGGCGCTCCTCGACGACCTCGACGGCTTCCGGAGCGCGCAGGATCTGCACGCCCTGCTGCGTTCCCGCGGCGACTCCGTCGGGCTGGCCACCGTCTACCGGGCGCTGCAGGCGCTGGTGGACGACGGTCAGGTGGACGTCCTGCGCGGCACCGACGGCGAGGCGGCCTACCGACGGTGCTCGCCGGTCCACCACCACCACCTGGTCTGCCGCTCCTGCGGCACGACCGTGGAGGTCACGGACCCGCCGGTGGAGAGGTGGGCGGCTCGGATCGCCGCCGAGCACGGTTTCGCCGACGTGCAGCACCACGTGGAGGTCTTCGGCACCTGCGCCGACTGCTCCGGCCGGGCCTGA
- a CDS encoding peptide deformylase, whose translation MTIRPIRELGDPVLRTPSDEVTAFDGWLAALVRDLVETVDHPGRAGVAAPQIGVNVRAFSYNIDGRIGHMVNPVIVERSEETQDGDEGCLSVPGIWAPTVRAMHCVAEGFDVDGTPLRLEGEGLMARCLQHEVDHLDGKVFLDRLTGDARKGALRALRDR comes from the coding sequence GTGACGATCCGCCCCATCCGCGAACTCGGCGACCCGGTGCTGCGCACCCCCTCCGACGAGGTGACGGCGTTCGACGGCTGGCTGGCCGCGCTCGTCCGCGACCTGGTCGAGACCGTGGACCACCCCGGCCGGGCCGGTGTGGCCGCACCGCAGATCGGCGTCAACGTGCGCGCGTTCTCCTACAACATCGACGGACGTATCGGGCACATGGTCAACCCGGTGATCGTCGAGCGTTCCGAGGAGACCCAGGACGGCGACGAGGGCTGCCTGTCGGTGCCCGGCATCTGGGCGCCGACGGTCCGCGCGATGCACTGCGTCGCCGAGGGCTTCGACGTCGACGGCACGCCGCTGCGGCTCGAGGGCGAGGGCCTCATGGCGCGCTGCCTGCAGCACGAGGTCGACCACCTCGACGGGAAGGTGTTCCTCGACCGCCTCACCGGGGACGCGCGCAAGGGCGCCCTCCGCGCACTGCGCGACCGCTGA
- the proB gene encoding glutamate 5-kinase, with product MSAARPQIAGACRVVVKVGSSSLTTLPGGLDAARLSALVDVLGAVRAAGREVVLVSSGAIAAGLAPLQLDGRPRDLATAQAAASVGQLRLVQTYADAFSRHDITVGQVLLTADDLTRRSHYRNAHQTMERLLALGALPIVNENDTVATEEIRFGDNDRLAALVAHVAQADALVLLSDVEGVYDGDPRIGPAELVDTVTSPADLAAVVLGTAKRNGVGTGGMATKVEAAFIAAHAGVPVVVTSTQQAAAALAGEQVGTLFDPMGRRPSARQFWLRYASRPRGRVLLDEGAVRAVRERHASLLAAGVTGVTGDFLADDPVELVGPDGVVVARGLVAYDAREMPAVLGRKTGDLAPEYRREVVHRDEMVLVGRHVGR from the coding sequence GTGAGCGCCGCGCGTCCGCAGATCGCCGGCGCGTGCCGCGTCGTCGTCAAGGTGGGGTCCTCGTCGCTGACCACCCTGCCCGGTGGGCTGGATGCGGCGCGGCTGTCGGCGCTGGTCGACGTCCTCGGCGCGGTGCGGGCCGCGGGACGCGAGGTCGTGCTCGTCTCCTCCGGTGCGATCGCGGCCGGTCTCGCGCCGCTGCAGCTCGACGGGCGGCCGCGGGACCTGGCGACGGCGCAGGCCGCGGCCAGCGTCGGCCAGCTCCGGCTGGTGCAGACCTACGCCGACGCGTTCTCCCGGCACGACATCACCGTCGGCCAGGTGCTGCTGACCGCCGACGACCTGACCCGCCGCAGCCACTACCGCAACGCCCACCAGACGATGGAGCGGCTGCTGGCCCTGGGCGCGCTGCCGATCGTCAACGAGAACGACACGGTGGCCACGGAGGAGATCCGGTTCGGCGACAACGACCGGCTCGCCGCGCTGGTGGCGCACGTCGCCCAGGCCGACGCGCTCGTCCTGCTCTCCGACGTCGAGGGCGTCTACGACGGCGACCCCCGGATCGGCCCGGCGGAGCTCGTGGACACCGTGACCTCGCCGGCCGATCTCGCTGCCGTCGTACTCGGCACCGCCAAGCGCAACGGGGTCGGCACCGGGGGCATGGCGACCAAGGTGGAGGCCGCCTTCATCGCCGCCCACGCCGGCGTCCCGGTCGTGGTCACCTCCACCCAGCAGGCCGCCGCGGCGCTCGCGGGGGAGCAGGTGGGCACGCTGTTCGACCCCATGGGCCGCCGTCCCAGCGCCCGCCAGTTCTGGCTGCGCTACGCCAGCCGGCCGCGGGGCCGCGTGCTGCTCGACGAGGGCGCCGTCCGCGCCGTCCGGGAGCGGCACGCCTCGCTGCTGGCGGCCGGCGTCACCGGCGTCACCGGCGACTTCCTCGCCGACGACCCGGTGGAGCTGGTCGGCCCGGACGGCGTCGTCGTCGCCCGGGGGCTGGTCGCCTACGACGCCCGGGAGATGCCCGCCGTGCTCGGCCGGAAGACCGGCGATCTCGCGCCGGAGTACCGCCGCGAGGTCGTGCACCGCGACGAGATGGTCCTGGTCGGGCGGCACGTCGGGCGCTGA